One Hevea brasiliensis isolate MT/VB/25A 57/8 chromosome 6, ASM3005281v1, whole genome shotgun sequence genomic window, AAGTTAGGTAGTGGACAGGTCATTTTCTTCACTAAttgatattatttaaaaaaaaatctgcaTAATCATTTATCGAGAATAGCCCTCCTCttcattttcttcaaatttttagtttattatttatatattttattttagtttaaaaaattttaaaatgcaaaaaaaaaatacataactATAAATACCCAATTATATAGTAGATTcaaatacaaaatatatataatctaatatttttccacttctctATTGAAATTAAAGAGACTTGTATGAAAGTTTAAGTATTTAATTAAGTGCCAAATTAAGACTCAATATCGGTTTATGAATTATTGATTATAATTGTTATAGATGAATTTTATATTTGTTTCTCTCTTATGAAAACTTTTTGTAGATAATAGGGGAGATATGTATATATAAAGCTAATTTACCAATGAACAAGATATTTCATTAAGTGGTTGATGAATCCAAATCAATTGGATCACTCACCTTTTAGGGGCGTAATAGTTGCTAAAATCCATTACTTTCTTTAATAATATTAGGCTTCATTTTGTTTTGGGTAAAAATCATTTGTATATAAAAtatgtttttataaaaattatttttttaaaaatattttttattatttaattgtaatattaaattaatatatatatatatatatatatatatatatatatatatatatatatagaagctaGGAGCAATTCatgaaatatattttaatttgataattTATATCACTTTCTCataatttaatcaaatatacGAATGGTacatttcaaataaaattaagattacaagtaaatatgataatattatatttctAATTCATTTTTTTAGAAACTATTACTTAGCATATTAGAATGAAAATTCACTTGCTACCAAAGAGAGGGAAAGTATGCTCTCATctgtttgataaaatttttatattaaggtACTGTTTTGTTTTACGAAAAATATTTttgttataataaaatattttaattttagttttatttcaGAATATGCAATAGTAggtttttaagtatttttttaattaacactAAATTAatgttttatcaaaataaatttataaattattatttttaataaaaattaaaatatttatatataaaaaagatattattttaaaatttaagaaagagaaacaaaaggaaaagatgattacaaaaaagtaattttattctttttaatcaagaagcaGATCAAGaggattttttatgaaataaaaataaaattaaaggattttattttaaaaaattgaaattaagtgacttaaataaaataataatataaattgaaCAACAGTTGATGCTAGGCTTAACTGAGACATCACCACGTAGTTTTCTTATGCTTATAAAAGGAagcttttgttttttattttctatAATATTTCAAATCCTTAAAGAAGTAAGATAGCTTCCTATAAACCTAGCTTTCACTAAACCAACCGTAAGTTAGTTATCTGTTAAATTATAGCCTAAGCCCCGATTCATGTTTACGGGTAATTGCAAACAACTCTAAAACTGATATGAAGGGTTAAACCATATAAAAAATAGGGTAGGTAGAACTCACACTTGAAAACATGTGTTGGAATCTCATATTAAAAGAATACGAAGTAAAAGggcaatatataaatggtttgatTGTAATATTGACTTgactaattattttgatgtataaagcaatctaatcatttatataagttcgaattaaaatgaattaattataatttgactgacattttttttgaatttaataTAGTATTAGAGCTCGGACTGAGTTGTGAGTTTTAGCGGCGTATAAACCTGTATAATTGGATCCTTATTgagttaaaaatgaaaatacaaACTAATTGTCAAGTGACAACTATGTGGTTGCACTTGAGGGAGAGTGTTGGAATCCTACATCGAaagaatataaaataaaaaggatAATATATAATTGGTTGGGTTATAACATTGATTTGGCTAATCATTTTAATATATAAACaatataatcatttatataaactcgaagcttgaattaaaatgaattaattgtaatttgaccaacatttttttcaaatttaataacATGCTTGCAAGGTGAGACTATCTAAAGACTTATTAAGCTGTCACCAAGCTTGTCCCCTAACAATATGGAATCGTCTTGCTTAATTTTGCTTCTCAAATGCTGTCTACTCATATTCCTATACTCTTTCTAACTTCCACTTCAACAAAAAAACGATTTCCAAGTAACCAAACTCACAAGCGATAGCTCTTgttaatttcaaatttccatcCCTGGTTTTTGTGCATCATATAGTTTCTTTTCAATAAGCTAAGATTTTATTAAGAGATTAAAAGCCAGAAAAACTTGGCATAGATAGATCCAATTAAACTCGGGTCAAGAGATCTTCCCCATACATCCAACCTAAGATAAAACATACTAAGTGGAAAGtttctattttattttgaaaagtaTTATATATGAATCTATTTTCCTTCCAATGATCGATTACggttcaggaaaaaaggaaaaaatagaaAAGAACCAAAGTCAAAGTAAGAGGCTCTTGATTTGCAAATGTTGAATCTTACTTgcctatatattttatatatatttatagttTTCAACTGTATATGTTGTGACTGATTCAACTAGTTTAGCTGTAAGGTTGAATTTTCTTCTGCTAAAGAACACAGGGAGTAGGAACTATTTCCCCAGTTGAATTAAGGAGATAAACAATCATGTAATACTCACTTAAATTACCCTTTAATATACAAGTGTTTCTTGACATTAACGCATATATTGTACTTGGATATATAATATGAATTCTCATATTTGcttcaatttattaattctaatataAAATGATAATTTCGCAGAAGAGTATCAGATAGTTTCGGCAATAACAGTATAAAATCAAGCTTATAGTTGCCTTCTACATTTTGTCCCATTAAGAAAAGAAAAGTCAAGTAGAGAGTAATTCATATATAGCGACCTGAAATTAATTAGCAAGTTATCTTTCATGAATATTCTTTTCATATTCTTGGAAATTTCTCTTTATATACTTTATCTCTTATATATCTTGATGAGATTGTTTGTTAGGAAAGAAAGATCTTGCCTTGAAGTGATgccataaatatatataaataggaTACATTGAAGCAAAAACAAACCATTATAAATCTTTATCTATCTTCCTTTCATTTCCTGATTTCTATCACCTTAACAAGTTTCAGATTATATATTTAAACAGTTGAAGTAGCAATTTTTGTTTGCATTAATAGCTTGCATTCTATctcaaaattattaattttccCTTCACGATCTATATGTAGAATATACATAGTAAAGAGGATCAAATGATTTTTTACCATATTATTATATAGTAAAGAGGATCAACTGATTTTTTTCCCATATTATTGGATAGAGACTCTTCAAAAAGATTACTACTTTTTATaaccatttttttcattttaacagAGAAATCATGAATACCCATTTTGTAAAGCAACTGTGCGTATGTGTGTGTCTGTGTGTGAGAGAAAGGAAGACATAGATTGTAAAGGAGGTTCAGGTTAATTATCAGTTACCTTGAGAAAACCCTAGCTGTGTCGTGGAGATCTGCATATACATACACCTAAACAGGCTAGGTACCTTGCATACTCATGGATCTGTGCTGCAAAGAAACTAAGAAGGAACCCTTCTATATATATATGGTCAGTCTTGGAAAACCCATTTGCATTCTCAGCATCTAATCTTGCTGAGAAACTGCAAAAAAGACAGTGCAGACGCAGAACTAACTATAAAGAAGCAGAAATGTGTGTGGAATATATCCTGAAAGTATCCCCTGATAATCATCATCAAAGCAACCAAAATGGCATTCACCTGCACTCACACCTGCACCTCTCTTCTCTTGAATCAAAAGTTTCTGATACTGTACAAATGAGGGAAAAAAAAATCTCGATTCTTGAACTTTTGAAAGGAAAAAAAGTAAGGTGCAGGTGCAAATGCAGATAAAGGCAACATATTGGCATTCGCTCACAGCTAGCTAATAGCTATACTGGCCATTGATATCTGGAGCCTGGACAACTTCCAGAGTCTGAGTGGAAGGAAAGATTTATAGGGGAAAGAAGCGGAAAAAGATAGACGAGAGAGTTGAAAACTTGAGAGAGAGAGTGATGAGAAGGGGTCCAATATGAATGGATAAGGATTTGACAAGCACCAGAGAGACGAACCTTAGCTTTAAAGAGAAGGCCACGTGATGCAAACCCCCCAAAGCACGTGGGAGCTGCTGTTCTTACAAATCGGAGAAAGCCATGTGGCATTTAACATATGACAGTCCACTTCAATTGACAGGGCAGCCTCGTGGCCTCCTCGGCCCCTAATAAACTCTTTGCTCGTTGTCGAAAGTGAAGGGACTTGAGAGGGGTCTGCCATAACCAGCAAATGAATTAGGATTGCTTGTCTGATATTTGTAtacctttttctttttatttataagaaaaataaagattCAAATTTAGAATTTCAATTAAtacgagttttgaagaatttaattttgatttgttaAATTTTCATTGAGTTAGAATTTGAGTTAACTCAAATTTAATTACatcattaatataataatatataaataagttAATCACTCACAAACTTATAAATGAATTAACTGATCATAAGCCTGAATAAATCGGATAGTAAGCGAATttgtttattaaataaatttaaaaattaaattaaatttaaatttaaatttgagttaataaaattaaactGAATTGTATTTTTATTAAATCAAGTCCCAGACagcttaactcatttaagtcatacCCAACCCAAATATGCTCGTGTTACATTTTAGACCAACCACCTCATGAATCTTTCTGTTCATCTCTGTACTCATGGGGGTTGAATTCATCTCTGTACTCATGGGGGTTGAATTCCTTCCCATTAATTGTAAACAACACGAAGATGAAGATAAAGATAAAGGTGAAGATTCATTCAATATCCATAATGTAacttatataaattatatttgtaaataaattataagataatttttgAAGTATGCTGACAATTACATGTCAATCTCTTTACTTTTTAGtatctgaaattttattttttaggtcaataaaatattctttaattaaaaattcatagacaaaatattttattaaaatttcaaaactaTTTTTCTTGTTATTTGTTATTAGCCATTGCCACGATCCAGTTTAATAGTAAAATTGAATTAGTATAATTTGATATGAATTTGTCTGACTTGAGCTGGACAAAATCATTTAGTCTAATTTTGAATCAAAACTAAATATTTTCTCTTgaaaaagagaattaaaaaaaaaagatcgaTTTTTAGATTTGTTCAAAATTAAAACTAAGAATAGGAGACTATACTATTAGTTTTGGCTCGAAATTGACTGAGACTAGGCCGTGACCACCCTTACATGTAACCCTTTCTCCTCCCTTCCTCCTCCCTCTCTTATTTTAGGTCTAAATAAGGTCTTCATTGATTTATGTGCTTGTTCATTTGATTGTAATTTTGGCCTCCATTTTTGCATTTGTTCCTAATGTGTTTCCGATAAAggatcaatttgtgaatttcaattgaaTTTCTTATGATTTTggatgttgatatgagtatgtgtttgtcaatttcaattcaattttggtTTTTAAAGAGGAAGAATTTCTATCCTCATTTAAGAAATTCGGGGCAAACCCAAATGGCTACAGTGTAGGAAAGTGGTCACATTCCCATAGTCATGTCCACAAATTGTTGGTATCTTACAATTTCAAAGGTTTGATTCGAATAAAGCATTTGTGGGTACTTTTATAGTTGAATCAAAACAAGCACATCCGACAAGCCCTGCAATTTGTACCACctaaattattcatttatttatttataatattattaaattaaattatagtttATTGTTACAAGtagattattataattttttttttttaacgattGGATATGACTATAACTTAAATTCAGAATTTCACAATCCTGAAAATGATTTCAATAGCTCATtgatatgttaattatttctctCTTTCGCTAGCTATCATACAGATTTCCTTCCCCTTGAGCCAGAACAAAAATTGATGGGCATAATAAACTCAGTCTCACATACACTTATCTTATTTTCAAGTAACAAAAAGACTAATTAACAAAGGTCAAAAGCTAGGCTTTTCCCGGTTCTCTCGTCGTTACTAGGGGAATCCTGATATGTTTCTTTTCCTCCACTTATTGATATGCTTAAACTCAACGGGTGTTCCCACCTGGTTAAAAtggtctattttaattttttaagaaataactTAAGACATAGAGTTAATTACACTCCTGTACttagtagaaaagttcaatttattatatttttaattttttttattcaatttagcTCATAAGTTTTAATTTAAGTTCAATATAACCCAAGAATTaagaaaattgagaaattgaactttttaatttttttggtttaaatcaataaattaattccttgaacttcttgatttttttatttaaatcaagaaatcaataaatttagctcataaattttaatttttaagttaaaattaaGCTTAAATTGAAACTTTTAAGTTAATTTGGATAAAAAGTTGAAAATGAACTAAATTAAACTTTCTCTCATAAATACAAGGGCTAAATTGAACATTTTACTAATAATTTAACTAAGTTATAGTTAGTAAATTATTTCCTGTGAAGCGAAGAGATTGAAAACTTAACTTTCCGACCATGTAAGTAAGTCAATAtttaacattttttaaaaaatttaaagttcTTGATCTGAGTTATACTAACTaaacaatatctaaatttttgcaTTTTTGCTCATATAATCATTTGAATCTTCTGAGCAATAAAACTAAAAAGATTGATAGATGATTGCTTTTAAAATCAGACAAGTAATTGAAAGGGTCCTCACCTAGATATTTTGCACATAGCATATCATATGTACTGTGATAAAGACATGGATAATGGGCTAATTTTTATCAAGATAAGCATATTTCGAATTAGGGTCCACTTAACTTTCAAATAATTCCATTGAAATGATTCAAAAATATGTAAAAAAAAGGTTTTATgaagtattttaaaaaattttattttatttcataaagtttaatgataattttcgatattaatttaattataaatattatataattattttattaattaaataacacTTTCTTTTATTAAAAGAAATTCCATCAATCTGtatcattttatttaaaattaattttaggttccatttatttcataaaaaatatttttcacattttctaaTATTTTAAGCGCTTAGACAAATAAGTTAACAGAAAATATTTTCCTCGTGAAAGAGAaaagtaaattatttttaaagaaaaagagtaagtcattttctattttttatattttaataatcttactgaatgtaaaaatacttatatatatataatataaacatatactattagtttaatattgcaataaataaagaaaaatatttttttgaagtTATTATCTACAAAACAAATAGAGTTTtaaacatattttaattaatttattttttagattTGTCTAAACCCACATATTTAACtctcatttttatatatttaaaatctccTAAATAGTAAtcaagaaaataagatcaatattTAAGTATCACTTGAGTTGATCTCATGATTTAATCAAGGATAATTTTCATCaatcatatatttttttaaattttcatctAGTTAATAAATAAAGATAGTCAGATAATTTATCAAAAGAttcacaaattaaaaaaaaaaatcttttttttcatggtttgatttttataattaaattttatttagtaaAATAAGAATCAAATTCCATTAAAGGAAATTCGAggggggcaaaaaaaaaaaaggttgttgTCCAAGCCCTTGACTTGCCCCATATGGGCGGTGGCCACTTCTATGAGTAGAAATGAAAGCATCGATCCTTTGCGAACTATCATGGAAAGGGatggatttttttattttatatggaGATTGAgaatagaatttaaatttgaatctgtaaattgaataatattttttaattattaaattaaatcagATGAGAAAGAATAgaatttgattaaattttgttATGCAATTGTCTTATTTTCTCTAATATCTTTGtcaattttaactttttaattattacattaaaatatataaatttcgtGCAAAGAaaataatctaattttttaaattaaatttataattatgatgaatttattttaataaaataattaaggaAGTGAAAACATAAACTTGACTCTATTAACTATTGAATTGGGCAAGTCTTGCTACTTAATattatcaattatatgcataatttttttaaaaaatttacatcaattgtataatttttatagaaaatatggtcaaattcttaaattaaagatatatttttattgaaataaataaattattttagaaataaaatattttaattgtttCCTTTACCATTCCCCTCCTTTCTTAATCATGCTAAGAATatgtaaatatttatgaaaaaaaattatatcccaTGTTATCAATTTCAAGATTTTGACACATGGATTTTCAAATGTAGACACTAATATGAATGATTGtgcatataaataaaattataaatattaaacataaacaGACTTATCAATGGCTGATTCAGGCTCTGAATCAGATAAACTTTTTTCTTTTTGACAAACTGACAATTTTATTAATAGAGTTAAATTAGAAAAAACTTAGCATAGGCAGATTATATTCTGATAAGCATATCATCCCATACATTCAGACTTAGAATTTAGCATGCTGAGTGAAAAAATTTGATACAAAAGAACAATTAAGAGCAAATCAAAGATACAATAATATGCGTCCATTAACATAACCAGAAGAACAACCAAAATAAAACACTAAGAAACCATCAAGCTGTtattatgaaagaaaaaaaaaatgattgaacatAAATTTTCATGTGCCACAGAGACAAAACGAGTGGGCACTGAAAGACTGGTGATGAACCTCCAACCTTGATTCACTAGATTTAGACGTAACAACAATAGAGCCAACCAGATATTTCACAAGAAAACAATAAAATTTCAAGATCTAGACAACCCTTACTTAGCTAAGTAATCAGTCACATCATTTACCTCCCTCAAAACATGGATGAATGAAACTTAGCCATGGTCAAATCTAAGATCAATCATAATCAAACCCAATGGGATTGAATCGATTCTCTCGTCTACTCTTTTCTCAGTTCTGAATTAGAAATAGACTAAAATCACtaattttaatccaattcaaatcTTTTTTAACAAAAATATAACACGGCAAAAATATTAAGGCTTCATAAAATTATATTACGTAATCGATATTGCGTTTTggtttattgaaaaaaaaattacaaaaatttttcgtttttcgtttgattaatgaaatgaatgTTTGGTTCAAAATACTCTActtttgaaaaaatatatttttcataaaataaatttttaggaAACTTGCTAAATGTTTTTAGTATATAAATTAACTTCCCAAAAATAATTTACTTAATTTTGAGAAATTAGCATAGGTTACagtaaaattttaagaaattaattttttgaaataattttggatgtatgcttatgtaataaatattgatttattaaattattagtctaataattatattaaaaattcctAAAAAAAGGATTAAATCTTAATTAGCTTTCTCACCATAATATAGGAACTTGACCATTAAATTATCAAACTAATCCATGCAATGACACATTGACATTAGAGAAAATCTCAggaaaaaatgtaaaaaaatattataagcaAAATTTTAGTACTCAATGGAGGCAGTGGTTAGTGCATGGGCCTAGCCAGATAAAGAATAGGCAAGTATTGTTCCCTGGCAACATTTTTCATGAGAATAGCCCATCTTGCCACAAAATGAGATCCATCTATTGCTTCCAAAAGTCTATATCCCATGGCCCTCATGCTCAagatatttatttgtttatttattttttgagaAGCTCAAGATATTGATTTAACCTGTAATAGATTCAattgttttaataaatatttattttttttggaggatatatatttttttcctttatttttaagcATTTTTTAGTATTTTGTTAGATATTATTattgtagtaatttgggaaaaataaatattttattggtaTGAAAGATTTGATTCATTAGATATGAGCTttaaagttagggtataaatcCCATCATAGATTTTCTTCAATCaataatgaattaaatttaaataaaaaaattcctaaaatcgaGTAATTGATTGTGacattttcttttgtaaattaatttaaattagaaatatatatatatatatatatattaattttaatcattaatTGGTTAGttgaataataaaatgaaatcaaTAATTGCAATTTATTGAACCAAAAAAAggtgaaaattatttattttatgaaaaatagtattcattcaaaatttttattaattaacttTCTCATTTgatgttatattattttattaatcatgattgtttatttaaatatttaatgtgtattaataatatttttctgTCACGTAGGTCAACAATAAATCAATAAAtatagaaataataataatataaataatattttttaaaaaataattattattaataatatgcAAATTTTTTATGAACAATGTGATTACTTTAACCTTGTATCAAGGATATCTAacattgaattttttattttttttatatgatttCTGGTAATTTAAGCAGAAATCTATATTGTGTTTAGATGAAATCAATTATAAATTCTTATGTTTTATATTTTCACATTAATTCTTGatcttaataaaataattaaagaataCTTTCAAACTCCATAGTAAAATCATAAGCTTACTATTAATTTTTTTCTAGTAGAGATTTAATGTGTTGGATAATAATTTAGTAGGATTGCAAAGAAGTGTAAAAAATTACTTATTTAATTGGAAATAATTGCTTATTTATCTAAAAAGATTATAGGTCTAGTTGATATTACTATTACTGTTAgaattattgttaaaaaaattatttttttaaatatattaattaaaaaataatatcaaattaaataataagttttaattatataaatattaaaattattttttttaaattactttttttatttacatctaaaataatatttttattaaaaaaataattttaactctCAAAATATCATgctaaatagatttttttttcactttttagaaaataaattacttaaattaaaCAATTTTTTAATGAGAAGTAGAATTGACAAGAAGTGATTCATTTTGAGCCAAACAAGACCTAAAAGGAAATTTCAGAGACAAGTCAGGAAATCCACTAAAGGCCCAAAACCCAGCTACCAGGAAATTGCAGAGGCGTTTCCTCTTGCCCACCAATGAAGGCCGAAACCAAAAACACCCCACCGCGTTAAAGCGCTTATAATAAAGACACATCTACATCCACATCCACATCCACACAGCTCCATGTGAAGTTGCAACCAACCAAACCCATTAGTCTTTAGAGAAAACACCCAATCCAATCCCCTCTTCATTCGCCATAGCTGCATCACCACCATCATCGCATCATAGAGGCCGCAACATCCCCATCATTATCATCATACAACCGTCTCTTatctcctcctctctctctctctctctcctataAATAAATACCCCCACTCTCTAAGTAACCCCTCAATCTCTCTCTCTGCTTCTCACTGATAGTAGTAACTGCCCTctgttctctctttctctctctcttgtcTCGCAATTTTGTAATGGGGAAGGTGAGTGAAAAAACTCACTCTTGGTCATATGTTTATGTTTCTGTCTTTAATGGGTTTTGCTTCTTTGTCCCTTTTCTGGATTCTGTAAGTGgtctttatttgttttttttttatttttttttttgggttgcaGAAGAAGAACAAGAACGGCCACAACCATGACCACGACCACGAAGGGGAGAAGAAGGAGGAGGAGGTAGTACAGAAGAAGGAAGCAGGCGACGGTGGAGACAAGAAGGATGGTGGAAAGAATCCTCCGGCCATGGTTTTCAAGGTAGAAATGCACTGCGAGGGCTGCGCAACTAAGATAATCAAATTGGCTCGTCGTTTGGAAGGTAAATTTGCCAAAATACTTGATTTTCATGAGAGACATTGTCGGCACAGTTTTTTGAGTAAGAGCAGCAGTTCGTTTTCTGGGTTATTGTTTAATTTCAAGTTCTAATGGTTCACTGGGTTTGTTTCCATGTTTACATCAGGTGTGGAAAGCGTCAAAGCAGACCCCGAAGCAAACAAGTTAACTGTGATAGGGAAAGTGGATCCTTCCCAGATTCGAGAGATTCTCCACCAAAAGACCAAGAAGAAGGTGGACCTCATCTCTCCTCAGCCCAAGAAGGAAGATTCTAACAACAAAGATGACAACAAGAAATCCAGCGACAAGAAGCCAGACGCCGATAACAAGAAACAAAAAGAGGTACCCATTTTTTCAATTTTGCTCCGTGGCGCATTTTAGCAACACTTCCCCAACATGGGCTTGTCTTGCATGAGTTACTGCTTTCATTTTCAGTTCAAGTCACAGTCCTATCAATCATATATTTACTGCAAATTTATTTTCAGTTGATTCCACTCGAATCGAGTGGTAGGACAGGCGCATTTTAGCATAAATTatatattcaattttatttatttaatttttaaatttaattactgGGATAGGCACCGGTGACGTCGGCGGTTATCAAGGTGGCATTCCACTGTCTGGGATGTATCGAGAAAATTCACAAGATCGTTACCAAGGCCGAAGGTAACTTTATCATCTCTCTGCTATTTCCGTTTCGTCGCCGTAACGGCGTTCGTTTGACTGAAGTTTAACAGCGTTACTGATGCCTGCCTTCACAGGTGTGCAGGAGCTGACAGTGGACAAGCAAAAGGAAACGGTAACCGTCAAGGGGACCATGGACGTGAAGGCGTTGACTGAGGCTTTGAAGAACAAACTCAAAAGACCCGTGGAGATTGTTCCACCCAAGAAGGAGAAAGACGGAGGTGGAGGAGGCGATAAGGACGGCGAGAATGCCGGCGGCGGAGGCGGGAAGAAGAAAAACAAGGGTGGTGACGGCCAAGATAAAGCTGGTGGCGGCGATGCTGCACCTAAAATGGAAGGGAACAGAATGGAGTATGTGATGCAACCGGTTTTCGGGTACGGCCCGGGTCCTGGGTTTGGATATGTGGAGCAGCCTGTGCATGTGTATGGGAACGGGCACATGGGTCAGCCTATGCCTGTGTATGGGAACGGGCACATGGGTCAGCCTATGCCTGTGTATGGGAACGGGCACATGGGTCAGCCTATGCCTGTACCTGTGCCTGTTCATGATTACGGGTACGGGTACGGACATGGGCAAGTCCCGGGTTATCCAGTGCACATGAAGTTCAATGATGAGAACCCAAATGCCTGCTCTGTAATGTGAAGATGGATGGGAAAATAAGAgtgtaaataataaaataaagaagaaaggagagagagagagagagagagagagagaaggaaattTTGGGTTTTAGTTTATGGGTTGGGATAATAAAAAATCTAGTTGGTTGGATGGtgtttaatctttttttttttaattataattttctgtgTAATGTTTTGATTTGTGGACTTGAatattttgattaattaaattaagtaattatCTTCTGCTGATAATTTGGGGGAATTAAGGATGGACATGATGTGTGCTCTACTTT contains:
- the LOC110672210 gene encoding heavy metal-associated isoprenylated plant protein 3; the protein is MGKKKNKNGHNHDHDHEGEKKEEEVVQKKEAGDGGDKKDGGKNPPAMVFKVEMHCEGCATKIIKLARRLEGVESVKADPEANKLTVIGKVDPSQIREILHQKTKKKVDLISPQPKKEDSNNKDDNKKSSDKKPDADNKKQKEAPVTSAVIKVAFHCLGCIEKIHKIVTKAEGVQELTVDKQKETVTVKGTMDVKALTEALKNKLKRPVEIVPPKKEKDGGGGGDKDGENAGGGGGKKKNKGGDGQDKAGGGDAAPKMEGNRMEYVMQPVFGYGPGPGFGYVEQPVHVYGNGHMGQPMPVYGNGHMGQPMPVYGNGHMGQPMPVPVPVHDYGYGYGHGQVPGYPVHMKFNDENPNACSVM